Part of the Vigna angularis cultivar LongXiaoDou No.4 chromosome 1, ASM1680809v1, whole genome shotgun sequence genome, TATCACAGGCAAACCCATCTTAGCAACAAGTTAATTGTGGTACCATTGACCATACTTTGTTAAATGTAAGCAACAGGCGTCATCATTatacaattttgaaaatgttttaaataataagcATGCCACTTTTAGGAgtataaaattgaagaaaagggTCAAATATTGTTTAGAGGCTTTTTCTTTCGTAATCATTCAATATAGGGTCGAATGAAAAAGAATAGTATGATTAGAGAaatctatttttcaaatttgaacaCTAATGATTCGTTTAAGCTCATTCCATTTTATCTAtgagtaattataaaaaaaaaattgcattatAAACTAGTGGTTAGGAGTTTCCTTTCTTATTAACtagtttgtaaatttttttattcagatTTGTCATCTTATTCTGATTTGATTCATTTCATCTAGTTATAGGTTCACTTTCTTCATTTGCTCATTAGGAGCAGAAGCACAAGTTGAGAACGATCACGAATTCAGAAGAGCATACTCCCTACAGTTGGCTAggtcctttttttattttctctttctcgtGTTTGGATCTAATTAGCTATAATTTCTCTAATATTACAAGTTTATCATTCTTATGGTGTGAGATTTATCTGTCTATTCTATAGCAAAAACTTTCTACTTTTATTTACACGTAAATTGGTTCAGTTTTGGATTTTACAATCTTAATCTCTGCTGGGTTAGGATTGTACTTGTTCATGTATGGTGAGCACTGGAAGTTGGCATAGGTAAAAGGGATTGCATTGTTTATGTAACCTAGAACAACAAACCTGTAACCTGTAATGCAGGGTTGTAGCTGTTAATGCAGGGTTTCCCTTTTATTCgtagttctttttcttttgttattcttaaaattttattgtttgctTTTGGGAGAGTATGTTTGATAGGGAAACTTGCAATGACAGTGTTATTACATTGTTCCTAGTTTCATGAGATAGGGATTGTAGGTATATAGATAAACAATTCTATGTTATTTTCTgagttgtattttctttttggcAAATCATGGGCCAGTAGTTATATAAACTACTTATATAACTACtgcacaatttgataaacatatgAATTAATCAGTtcaatttgataaacataaatttatttgaatgttttaCAGATTGACTTAAGGAAGCCAAACGCTTGAGTTCTCCTGAAGATGTTGAAGCATTTAAACTGAACAGTTTGGACAAGGAATATCTACTTTGGAAAATAACTTATGAGGCAGTAAGCAATGCATAGGATTTTTCCACAACGATTTGCAATATGGTAACATAATGCTTTATGAAGAGTCTTCTGCTGTCACCATTATAGTGAGTCCTTGTTTATAGTATTGAGTATTACTATCTAATAATTGTTTACTTTTATAGCTCAAACTAGTTAGAGAATGTAAATTTTTGCATACTAACAAATAATGAATGTTGTACTTTTATAACAGGATTGTGAATATGCAAGTTTCAATCGTGTGGCATATGATACAGCAAACCAATTCAATGAGATGGCTGCCAATTATCACACATACCCCACATATTCTCGACTTCACTAAATACCGTGGTATATGAATAATCATTGTATTACTAATCTAGAGAAAACCTTTTTGAATTGAgaaatattagttattattagTTAGTATCATTTCTCATAATGAGAAATATTAGTTAAATATATGTCAACTCACCCCTTAAACCACTGAGTCGAGCAATTGCTTGATGAAGTTGAGAAGTATGCTCGTGCAAGACATCTATATTGGGACATTTGGGGAATGATTTCGGTAATCATCACTTTCTCACTTTAGCattgatttttctatttttaagcTTCTTAGTATCTATACTATTTCCATTAATAAAAGCATCATGGGGATTATTGCACTCATGAATAACCAAATTGTAGTCtagttattgaaataaatagtctaaaatattgtaaattttcCAAAAGGACGATTCTACATAATATAGATTTtccaaatgaatataaaatattttggtatAAATGGTATTTAATTATCTTCTGAATTCCTTGTGGAGGTGCATGTAAATAAAATTGGCTTTAAGTACAAGGAATATGCAGAACAGAGGTTCCAACAGTATTGGTCAAGGAAAACTTCTATTGAAAGCTCTAATGGCTCTTCTCAAGAAGATAATGGTAATAGTACAAAATCATTACGATGCTTTTAATAAACTTGTATTTGtaaacataaaattttgatttcagTTCCATTTACTTTCTTTCAGCATTAGCtccaataaaaatttgaaggtCTTAAACATTATCTACACATAATTTCACTAACCTTAATAAATTGTGTTTATATGTAGCATCAAATATTGCTATTCTAACTAGTTATTTGTTTGCAGGGGAGCAAGCAGCCACATTGACCAGTAACCATAAACCAGTTTATTGAAGATCTAAAAGAAGATGAGGTTGTTGTTCAGGTATATTATATAAGATTACTATAAAAGTATAATGCTAATACCAAATGGGTTATGAAAAGGTTGAAGCTTGCTGCTAAAATTTGCCTTTTTTCTATTGTGGCAAGGTAGATGATGCCATGAATACTTATAATTTTCCTCTTAGACTAGGTTTTGCCCTGTTTCTGAGAAGCTCTTTGAAACAATCCATGATGAACCAGACCTTGCCCTTTAACATTACTCTAGTTCTAGATGTCTACTTGTTCCAACCCAAATGATCCCATAATTTATATAACATTGGGTGAATATTGCTGTAACATGTCTGCGAATTTGTCATAATTTCTATTGGATACATTGTTAGATaatttgctttcttttattggtgttttatataaaattatgattctCCTATCCTCTCCTAGGTGTGTTGAGACAACAACCCAGGTCCCAGCACAAGCTTCCTTCAGTACCTCTGAATTTCTTCACAGGGCTGCCTGCAAAAACTGATTGCATGCTTTGATTCATAGATACTGCACAAACTACAAATGGACCtgctttgtttttattgtttagcACCAGATTTTGTGGGTTTACATTTTATTATGTCATAGGATTTTCTGTTTTTGAACTTTGTGTTAGTAATCCTggttaaatttgtaattttgtaggTTAAATACATGTGGATATCAGTATTTTCCCactatgatattaaaataaagcaGTTGATTTTGTGAATCCTTTTTataacaacattaaaataaatataaatatatatatatatatatatatatatatatatatataaatatatagtacCCAATACAATTTCAtgagaatcaaaatatttattaatttcgCAAACATTAACGAaacaaaattagtaaaataaaaaagtaattttaaaaaattgtaaaaaaacaaatattttagttcaaaaatatttgaaactatAATACAACACATACACACAAATATTAGACTAATAGTAAttgaaattcaatataaatatttcatttattgtactttaatttattttggagGATGATAAATAAGATTGGTGACCGTGACATTAAGTTATTAGATTAAGTTAGTAAACAAAATCTCTTTAGGCtatgataaaattatacttatataaagagttagaaaatgaaaataagtgtattagaaacaaaaattagtattttacatgataaaaataaataataaataaattttttaaaaaagttaaagcAATCAAATGtgcattttataaataatttgatatgtcgttaaataaaataaaaaaactgtataattaaagatataataaGGTAAAAAATAACTTGGAGATATAAGAAAACCTTTTATATATCAAACTAATCAAATTGTTGAGagataatgatttttttagtaaaacAAGTTTTCTaaatgtaacaaaataaaaaatggaagagaataaataacatgttttatatattacttattaaattaatgttttattgaatatttgtaATTGAGAGTTAAatgtaagaaataaaaactatttaataataCATTAGAACATAACTTGATAAGAGAAAAATTACCGAACCAAACCAAATAATTagaagagataaaaaatatgtaaggaaaaaaataattattacaaaacaaaagattttaagagaataatatatatatatatatatatatatatatatatatatatatatatatatatatatatatatattggaaatAGGGATCATGATAGGGATGAGTATTAGAGCGGGTACAAGGACgggaaaaatatataatgttcaTCCACTTCTCCATACACAATTGAAAAATCAATTACCCATGTTCATActgagtaaaaaaaaatgatatttaatagaaattattttgtagagaaaataaaaactctctgcaaattaatatttattaagatgATTATGGGAAGTTGTATAAAAGCTAATAATATTagtgattttaattctttattgaaaatatttataacctacacaaattataatatatttttcatcattcTTCCAATTTTTCTCATTCAACATTTTACACTCACTTTACTTTTTCTCCAAATTCCAAAAATCTAAGTATGTTCTCATTTCATAAAGTTCATCTCTGTCATCTTTGTTATCAAACCATAATTGTAAGTGCTATTGCTCGTAATATAATAGTTGgatgtaatatatattaacttttttaacttttactattcagtatatttttttttaattattcttatgTTCgcatgatattatatattttgaaaaagaaaaggatgatGAATTTGAGAGATGAATTGTTTTCATTTGAGTATGTACCTAAAGATAGATTTACATatagacttttttttatcaccCACGAATTTGTTCGGATTTGGAGTGATTTCCTTTAAAATGTTAGTTTTGCCCTCAACATTTTGTAAAATACCAAAGTCCATATAGATGAAGAGCagagaggttgaagatgaagaagataaaaaaaaatcttgaagGAGGTTGAAGAAGACTATGTATTTGGTTCTTCCACTCcacaaaacaaatttaatgaacGTGACATTGTATTGGGTTCCGATGCTGGTGTAAAATTCACTCTCACTCACCTTAAAAtcctctaaaaaaaatataatcaacttactctcaaatccactcaaatctaTTCATTCTCTTTCCACCTAATTCATCCTTCTAAAGTAAACATATCCTAAAACTTATTAAACAGTAGTGTGAatgttagaataaaaataaaaaatatattgtttatgtttttatattaatttgatgcATGGAATTTTATCCGAGTAAAGTATTTACCATATAGGTATTTTCATACATTTaactatattataaattttataattattttgataaaatttaattatttttattattcaaaattttgttaacctgaatcaataaataaatatagtttttttatatagtgTGAGTCCCGACgagaaaacaatatttaaattttctttattttagaataattaatatattatgtagATTAGATGATTGATTGAGCTTAAGAACTTTATTCTAAATATGGGTCCGTGCGGTACTAatgatattataaattattattattttatgaactAAAACAGAacatttttctaacttttattttttctttttaaatatttcatccAGTTGACAGTTTTATTAAGTGTGGTATCTCAAAATATAATGTTACTGCTAATTATGTAGTTAAGCTTTTATGATTATTAAGAGTATTAGTGATGTTTATGATATCAAATAGAAGCGTagttttttagtaatttaaattatttataattgaaattaataattttcgTGGAAGTCAAATGAATTGCAAAAAAGACAGGTCCAAAACCAATATGTGGTGTCCACAGCActatattattgattttgtttttacaatatttaGTAGGAACTCTAATTATAATGACATTTGAGATAGCAACAGTTGCTCTACGAAGAATGATTATCGATTTgatcttttatataataaataatacgaCACAATAATACTTATCAAAttcatgaaaggaaaaaaatatatcgatttaattttttatataataaataatacgaCACAATAATACTTATCAAAttcatgaaaggaaaaaaaaaagaaggttaAATATCAGGTTACTTTACATAACAtcacattatattatgttatatatattgttagGACAGAACAGTGCAGAGAATTTTCACACTTTTATGAAtgtaaatgtttatattttataggcaataaaatatgaatagaaTTTTCAAATACCTCTTATCAAGTAAGCGTAATTATTTGTATTCACCACGCCTCAATTACAATGAATAAATAAAgtgataaaatatttcaaaaatatatttaattattaaaatgacttttacaatttattaccaataattattttttaagttttttagtacaaaaaaaacttcaaaactgTTAGTTATCTCACCTAAGATAGAAGATATTTTCACTTAATCTTTGAATGATTCAACAAAGATGAATACTTGTAAAGATTCAAGTTAATTGATGTGTTTTAAgtaattcaataatttaaatttgtgtCAAGATGTTTTACTACTTGATAATTCGTTACgagtatatattatttacagTTTGATCATTATTTGATTGGATTTGTCAACTGTATTTTAAGAATGTAATTATGTTAAGGAAAATTTAgatattgtaataaatattatattgtaacTTTAGATCGAGGTGTTATTGCCTCAAATAGACTGAAATGATATTAACTAATTTCGTTTGACTTGATCACTACTTATGTATGGTGGTTGTAATAATCAGATGGGATGATTCTTGTCTTACATTTAAGCGTGATTCTCCTAAGGTGGGAAAATGTAGTATTATTTATTAGGAAGCCAAATTTCTACCTTTGATTATTGATAGTCAAGTTATTAGTAGATTATAGAAAATTCTCTTCTATTCAAGTTAGTAAAAGTAAGATTCATATTTGGAACTACTTTTCCATTCCCCAGttaaggatgaaaaaaaataagagtttGTGTTTGAAACCTCATTTTCACTCACATTTGATGTAGAACATTTCATCCTAAGTTTGTTCACACAACACTATTTGGATCAATTTTAGATATCAAAGTTATGTCACAATTTTATCCTCAAAAGACAGTTCAAATGATTGaaggaaaatatatttaaattttctttaatatcaaCTCAAACAATTTAAGACTATCGAATATATTAAAACAAGTCTCTTAATTGATGTTTAAGAAAAACGAACCTTCATCTTTAAAATCAtcttttcataaaaattatttaatgtacCAGAACAAACATCCTAGTCAAAGAATAAGGGGAATGAAAGTTCATCTTTTTGAAACTAATTTTTCATTACTTATAATTTATCTTGttgaaagttaaaagaaaatatgaatttcAATTCTCTTAAAGAAAATAAGGTCTGtctttaaaactttatttttattttcataaatgatGTCAATAGTTTGTCTTCTAAGTCTATAAATATAACATTGTCAAGATCATTTCTGATTCGAAGGTATCAACCTCTTCAAAGCTTGAAACTCCATAAAAAATTTGTCCATAAAAATAGACTCACTTTAAGAATTAAAGTaaacacaatttaaatatattttgttcctAAAATCCTTTAACACatcttctaaaaataaaatcgaaaaaaaaaattctgaacTAACAAAAATTCTCATGcgatattaaattataataatattatctttaattaacttaaatttagAATCCAATTGGCGAAACACATTTAATTTCAGtaacttttaaataatcattttaatatttaaatttattttaatgatttaaaactgaaaaaaatgatcaattaaatttaaatagttaagattaaattaaattatttttttaataaacaaaatacaagACCTAACTAAATCAATGATTATGCAAACAATTTTACCCAGTGTCGCTATTTTCTCGGTTTTCTCATATTACAttgttttaacaaaaatttttattttttttatcagacctttataaaatttcaaattaatagaatttttaattatacggacatctatatttttattataaatctgaaaattatttaaaaacaaaagactgaaaaaatagagtaaataatttagttaaaatcataacaaaacaaaacagaagAGTCTGAAAGCACTGTTATATAATAACAGAAAAGAAAGATTGTATATGTAAGGTGTGTGGCAGCGCTTAGAGAAAGGGTGGGACCAGACTACAGGAACAGGACAGTGGGTCTAACCAATCGCAGGCAGACAACGTATTTGTGGAAACCACTCAGGTTTTGAAAACCACGTTGTAGATCCGATCAGCAGTTTGGCTTTCTTGTGTTTCCCCaatagttaatttatttataatagtaaatagAAAATACCCACCATAAGATATTTGCGTTTTCTAATAAAGAACGTAGAAGTTGCGGTATTTATTTGGATGTACCTTTTCCTTCCTCTGTCTCGTTTCTTCCTCTCACATTCTTCCTCTCCCATTGAATTGGTAGCAGTGAGGCAATCGTGGAGAAGCTTCAAGAATTTCTCAATGGGAAGGGGAAGAGTGGAGTTGAAAAGGATCGAAAACAAGATCAACAGGCAAGTCACCTTCTCAAAGAGAAGGTCTGGTTTGATCAAGAAAGCCCGCGAGATCTCTGTGCTTTGCGATGCTGATGTGGCTCTCATAGTCTTCTCTACTAAAGGCAAACTTTTGGAATACTCTAACCAGCCTTCGTACGTTACtgtactctctctctctctctgtataTGCATGTGTCTCTCTCTTCTACCATTTCTGTGCAATTCATATCTAGTTTTTCTCTACCAGTGCACTATTATTCATCCTCTGTTTCTATGTGTTTTCTTCTGCATTTGCTTGTCTGtacttttcaatttctttcttcctacatatatactttgattcgttctcttattttctttttcaagattATTAGCGTTAGATTTCTTTTTCAGTTAGACTTGATTTCTGAAagtaagaaagaaaacaaaagaaaccgAACTTCTGCACCTCGATCGAGTGCGTGCGAGGTGTTTGGGCAAAGAAATTGTTAGAAATAGAAAGTTCAGCTTCgccattatatgtttgtattttcTACTGATTTTAATATCACACTTATTGTAGAATTAGTTTGGTTGTGATGATTTTCCATTAACTAATTAGAAATTCAACCCGAcattattttaggtttaaagCTTATTATTAATTTCTTCCCCTTTTTTACAAAACgcaaataataatgtaaaatacattatcgtttattattaaaagaaacaaagacaagattataataataaaagttatacaTACTAATTTTATACAACTGATTCTTGAAACCTAAAATAAAACCTTGAGTTATCTTAACCTTGTGTAGTCCTgcttgatatatttttttttcttttgagagTGGTAATTTGAGTGTGTGTTGTTGGTAAAGTCCCTCATCATGtttttaaaagaagaattgAGTTCGCAATAATTGAACTTtaacaacttttaaatttagaagtactaaaataatcaaagacAGATAATAATTTTGTCATCTACCCTACAGAAGTTGAATGTAACCAAACATATTGTAGTGAAATATATGTATGTGATTTTCCATTTGGAGGCCATCTTCATATCTAACATACATAGCCACACCTAACTTTATGTAAAGAAACCAatttggaaaaatatatttGGATAACACTCGATGAGAGAGGTATGATGatgtaataaaaaaagtgaaagagaCTCAATGTCTTAGCCCCAttcaaaatatgaatatttaaatgcTATTTGGTTCCTTTCTTTAAGCGTTGTCTTTTAAGGAAGAGCCTAGAATGTTTGAATGTTTATCAATGAACTGTCTGTGGTGGGTGTCTTTAAAATGACTACTTACTGAAGTTGAATGGCTttttttaagcatgaaaattgAATTTCGATCTCTAAATCTATAAAATAGTGATTTTACACATTGGGATTtcagtttaaatttaatatagcTAATATCTCCACACAAGTTATTATGTCTAATGTATTTCAAACTAATTTGGTAGaactaaatttaacatatttaaataatcatttatttaatattttcagcAGTTAAAGAGTGCTCACAACACTTAAATGGGATAAACAGTACAAGTATCAAATCAAAGTAAGTTACAAATAGGAAAATGTTAGAAATACAATGGCTAAAAAGTATGCAATGACTAGATGTATCCAAAGCTTAATAAAGGTAGAAACGGGCTTTCCTTTTTTCTTGTGTGCTGATGTtctcctttatttttaaaatatattaaagaattttttaatgtatttgtGGGGATAAATTGGTGGTTTATCATAATATCCTCGTGTGGGTGTGAGTATGGGATGGAATAGGTTTCATGATGTGAGTGAATATCAGATGAAACCGGTTCTATGGTGTGAGTGTGTGTGGGATGGAATCGAGTCCATGTATGCGAAAATATGAAATCGACTTTATGGAATGTGCATAGGAGATGAAATCGATTCCATTATAAGATGATGCATGTTTAGattctattatttattgaaatgtatatgttttttgtttttatatatataataataattattataaataataataataataataatatttatttattagaatagtattcttttaaattttattttttaaaatatatttcataaaataaatctaatttatctaaatgttatttttaatatttaatttaattatcttatttttctttttattaaatattttttatctattaaatcattcacaaatttttataaattttatttttaaatttactcaattttatttcaaaatccCTTAAAAAAAAGACAACGTAACTTTAGTATAAATTCATCTGAATTTATTCGGTCACTCTTGGTCAAATCAATCTTGTCAGCACAGCCTTAGTCCTTAGTCCTCAATCTTCCAGAGCTTGATACTTATCCACTCGAGAAAAGCTGAATACAATATCTCATTGTTGAAATATCATGACAGAAGCTTAAAGCA contains:
- the LOC108337472 gene encoding probable choline kinase 3 yields the protein MHRIFPQRFAIWIVNMQVSIVWHMIQQTNSMRWLPIITHTPHILDFTKYRVEKYARARHLYWDIWGMISVHVNKIGFKYKEYAEQRFQQYWSRKTSIESSNGSSQEDNGEQAATLTSNHKPVY